The window TGTGTCACGGCAGCGGCGGGCTGGCGGGCAAGTACGCCTTCGGCGCGCGGACCGGCGGCGCGAACGTCCTGCTTGGGCTTGGCTACCTCGCGCTCGCGCTCGTCGCCGCCGGCGCGATGCTTTCGGCCTTCCCGATGGCCCTGCTTGGGGTGTTGCTCGTCGTCGTCGCGTTCGAACTCGGCCGGGCGGCGTTCGCACCCGTCTCGGACCGACGGTCGCTCGCGCTCGTGGTCGGCGTCGGCGTCCTCGGACTGGCGATCAACGTCGGCGTCGCCTTCGCGGTCGGCGCGGCCGCGTTCTGGCTCCTCGAGCGGGTCGACTGACCCCGTTCCTTTTGAGAGCGCGTTTCCAACAGCCACCGATGACCACCTGGGCGGAACTCTTCGAGCGCGGAGCCGAGTACGACGTGTCCCTCGAACGAATCCGGGAGACGGCAGACGATCTCGAGACGATAAAAGCCGAAACGGAGGGTGAGGACGGTGACTGACGCCGACCGACCCAACCCCGCACGCGTCGTCGCGGACGCCGACGTCCTCGCCGCCGACCTCCTCGTCGGCGGCGACGCCCGCGCGGCGCTCGATCACGTCCGTCGTCACTCCTGGGTCGACCTCGTCGCAAGCGATCACCTGCTCGAGCGGACCGAACGCCTCGTTACGGCCGTGGCCGACGCCGACCTCGCCGCTGCCCACCGCGAGCGACTCGAGGCCGAACGGGTCGCGGTCGACCACCCGCCCGAGGACCACCCTGCGCTGGCCTCGGCCTACCGCGGGTCGGCGGCACACCTGCTGTCCTACGACGAGCGACTCGGGTCGGCGAAGGCGGGCCTCTCGATGCAGCCACACGTCTCCGTCAGCGTCCGCCCGCCGGACGCGTTCGCGCGACTGTTCGATCCCGAAAGCCTCTACGAGGAAGTCGAGGGCGGGGCGTATCCCGGGCCGGATCTGGATCCCCGGAGTCGCGGAACGCCGGACGAACTCGAGTGAGCCACGTCCCGTTCTCGAGAGGAGGCGGCTCG of the Halobiforma lacisalsi AJ5 genome contains:
- a CDS encoding DUF7384 family protein; the encoded protein is MTDADRPNPARVVADADVLAADLLVGGDARAALDHVRRHSWVDLVASDHLLERTERLVTAVADADLAAAHRERLEAERVAVDHPPEDHPALASAYRGSAAHLLSYDERLGSAKAGLSMQPHVSVSVRPPDAFARLFDPESLYEEVEGGAYPGPDLDPRSRGTPDELE